A window of Rhododendron vialii isolate Sample 1 chromosome 13a, ASM3025357v1 contains these coding sequences:
- the LOC131313195 gene encoding subtilisin-like protease SBT5.5, with protein sequence MRYELFVSILEVYNEKTRDLLVQNNNPTKKLEIKQAKEGTKEVLELVEVRVCDTDAVWKLLKHGSRVRSTNANQLSSPSHWNSRMTQMLQSSLANLSSSETYCNFSGGDCKTLMIVQINTSATILRETLSCLKFANRVRGIEHGPARKRMDILELFKYKQQVVPGMLIAETTKSWDEMGLTLQDQKKNALMQSNIVVAVIDSGICMQSESFSDEGITPLEEAEFRPSNDITFRRNNKVVAANCYYLDDKTINIDMDKTITDYSGHGTGCASVISGRFVDNVSYGLIKKGEFKGGVPGARLSIYKLCQPILIKVAVAEAVTHGAHILSMSISEPEKKKVLGKRVVHQVQHIAREWVLRS encoded by the exons GTTGGAGATAAAGCAAGCAAAGGAGGGCACCAAGGAAGTCCTGGAACTTGTTGAAGTTCGTGTTTGTGATACTGATGCAGTATGGAAGTTGCTCAAGCATGGGAGCAGAGTCAGATCTACTAATGCTAATCAGCTTAGCAGTCCCTCTCATTGG AATTCGAGGATGACTCAGATGTTGCAGAGCTCTCTAG CTAATCTCTCATCCAGTGAAACTTACTGCAACTTTTCAGGGGGAGATTGCAAAACTCTAATGATTGTTCAGATCAACACAAGTGCTACTATTCTTAGAGAAACCCTTAGCTGTCTTAAGTTTGCTAACCGTGTCCGAGGTATTGAGCATGGACCTGCTCGGAAACGGATGGACATCTTGGAGCTTTTCAAGTACAAGCAACAG GTTGTGCCTGGGATGCTTATTGCAGAAACAACAAAGTCATGGGATGAAATGGGATTGACTTTACAGGACCAAAAAAAGAATGCTCTAATGCAAAGCAACATTGTTGTTGCTGTTATAGATTCTGGCATATGCATGCAATCAGAGAGCTTTTCCGATGAGGGAATTACACCTCTAGAAGAGGCTGAATTCCGTCCGAGCAATGATATAACTTTTAGGCGTAACAA TAAGGTGGTTGCAGCTAATTGCTATTACTTGGATGACAAAACGATTAACATTGACATGGATAAAACTATAACAGACTATTCCGGGCACGGCACTGGTTGTGCCTCCGTGATATCGGGTAGATTTGTGGACAATGTCAGTTACGGGTTGATAAAGAAGGGTGAGTTTAAAGGTGGTGTACCAGGAGCGAGACTCTCTATTTACAAACTCTGTCAACCAATCCTTATAAAGGTGGCAGTAGCTGAAGCTGTAACCCATGGAGCCCACATCTTGTCAATGTCCATCTCCGaaccagaaaagaagaaagttCTTGGTAAGAGAGTGGTTCATCAAGTGCAGCACATAGCGAGAGAATGGGTCCTTCGTTCATGA